The following are encoded in a window of Lactiplantibacillus brownii genomic DNA:
- the topB gene encoding type IA DNA topoisomerase yields the protein MTTVILAEKPSQARSYVQAFQKSTKKQGYYTVSDPVLPENTLVTYGLGHLVELATPDKYDQKYQQWALSNLPIFPDKYKFEVSTSKRAQFKIVKDLLTKADTIIVATDSGREGSNIAWSIMNQAHIDVKKKTIKRLWLNSLEKDAIITGFKNLGDWHKDYLSYKEAQTRQISDWLIGMNGSPLYTLLLRQKGVRGVYSIGRVQTPTLYMVYQRDQLIKNFKPEPYLELNAEILANQQKFVAKLDPYQRFKDEAGLMTFMQAKHVQKGLQDGLIKDVQKQAKKSASPQLFSLSSLQSAMNKRYHASASQTLAAIQSLYEAKFLSYPRTDCAYITDEEFDYLVANLTKYLGLVSTQVSLTNTTPNQRYVNGKKVEEHYAIIMTKVVPTKDQLAALPKLQQQVYDLVLRTTLAMFADPYEYEETTIITQVGDANFKATGKVPTKQGWQALFDDHKADQQEAATLPIVHQGDQVQANLQTPQKETTPPVPFTEGTLITAMKTAGKTLDDEEAQAILKDVQGIGTSATRANVLEVLKKRGYLVTEKNKLHVSEAGITLCKAVELEPLLTSPEMTAKWEQALQQISTEERTPDNFLNQIKKFVAKLIADVPTQLTGSAAIKQQIDHQQQAQKAAEVFLETPQATVLNKQKFYIVKPKQGEDFTLPKKWSSKTLGKTAIKALITKGETSKLKGFKSKKGKSFDAKLKLDGHKLSFDFD from the coding sequence ATGACCACTGTTATCTTAGCTGAAAAACCCAGTCAAGCCCGTTCATACGTCCAAGCCTTTCAAAAGAGCACAAAAAAACAGGGTTACTATACGGTTAGTGACCCTGTTTTGCCCGAAAATACGCTTGTGACGTATGGTCTCGGACATTTAGTTGAACTAGCCACACCGGATAAATATGATCAGAAATACCAGCAATGGGCCTTATCTAATTTACCGATTTTCCCCGACAAATACAAGTTTGAAGTGTCAACTAGTAAAAGAGCGCAATTCAAGATCGTTAAAGACCTGTTAACGAAAGCCGATACCATTATTGTTGCCACCGATAGCGGTCGAGAAGGTTCCAATATTGCGTGGTCAATCATGAACCAAGCTCATATTGATGTTAAAAAGAAGACCATTAAGCGGCTATGGTTGAATAGTTTGGAAAAAGACGCCATTATTACCGGATTCAAAAATCTTGGCGATTGGCACAAAGACTATTTGTCTTATAAAGAAGCCCAAACCCGTCAAATTAGCGACTGGTTAATTGGAATGAATGGTAGTCCCTTATATACTTTGTTGTTAAGACAAAAAGGGGTACGCGGGGTGTACTCAATTGGTCGCGTGCAGACGCCAACCTTGTATATGGTTTATCAAAGAGACCAACTCATCAAAAACTTTAAGCCAGAACCCTATTTGGAACTGAATGCGGAAATTTTAGCTAATCAGCAAAAATTCGTCGCAAAATTAGACCCCTATCAGCGGTTTAAAGACGAAGCAGGGCTAATGACATTCATGCAAGCTAAACACGTTCAGAAAGGCTTACAGGACGGTTTAATCAAGGACGTGCAAAAGCAGGCTAAAAAAAGCGCCAGTCCACAGTTGTTTTCGCTTTCTAGTCTGCAAAGTGCCATGAACAAACGGTATCATGCCAGTGCAAGCCAAACCTTAGCGGCCATTCAGAGTTTATACGAAGCTAAATTTCTTAGCTATCCCCGAACCGATTGTGCTTATATCACTGATGAAGAATTTGATTATTTAGTGGCTAATCTGACGAAGTATCTGGGGTTAGTCTCTACGCAAGTCTCTTTAACCAATACCACACCAAACCAGCGTTATGTTAATGGAAAAAAAGTTGAAGAACACTACGCCATTATCATGACTAAAGTCGTCCCGACTAAAGATCAATTAGCTGCCTTACCTAAATTACAGCAACAGGTCTATGATTTGGTTTTAAGAACGACGTTAGCGATGTTTGCTGATCCGTACGAGTACGAAGAAACCACCATTATCACCCAGGTTGGCGACGCCAATTTTAAAGCAACCGGTAAGGTGCCAACTAAGCAAGGTTGGCAAGCTTTATTTGATGATCACAAAGCCGACCAGCAAGAGGCAGCCACCCTACCGATCGTTCACCAAGGCGACCAAGTTCAAGCAAATCTGCAAACGCCGCAAAAAGAAACGACACCACCGGTACCCTTTACCGAAGGTACCCTGATTACGGCCATGAAGACCGCCGGCAAAACGCTTGATGATGAAGAAGCCCAGGCTATTCTTAAAGATGTGCAAGGAATTGGGACAAGTGCAACCCGGGCCAATGTGCTGGAAGTGTTAAAGAAACGCGGCTATTTAGTTACTGAAAAGAACAAGCTACACGTCAGTGAAGCCGGAATTACTTTATGTAAAGCGGTGGAACTCGAACCCTTGCTAACTAGCCCAGAAATGACGGCTAAATGGGAGCAAGCGTTACAACAAATCAGTACCGAAGAACGTACCCCAGATAACTTTTTGAACCAAATCAAAAAGTTCGTGGCAAAGTTGATCGCTGATGTTCCCACGCAATTAACTGGCAGTGCAGCCATTAAGCAACAAATCGATCATCAGCAGCAAGCCCAAAAAGCCGCCGAGGTCTTCTTAGAAACACCGCAAGCGACCGTTTTAAATAAACAGAAGTTTTACATTGTAAAGCCTAAGCAAGGCGAAGACTTTACCCTGCCCAAGAAATGGAGCAGTAAAACCCTCGGTAAAACTGCGATCAAAGCCTTAATCACTAAGGGGGAAACCAGCAAACTAAAGGGGTTCAAGAGCAAAAAAGGAAAGTCGTTTGACGCCAAGTTAAAGCTTGACGGCCATAAATTAAGTTTTGATTTTGATTAG
- a CDS encoding ArdC-like ssDNA-binding domain-containing protein, protein MPSKADVKAWKAQLVAQAEQQILKLTDSGQFKKYLNTLAKFHHYSARNIDLIYAQNPQATQVAGFKQWQTDFNRTVNKGAKSIRIAAPIIKKLTPAEQKRLDTTDERAIVGYRYLPIFDVAQTSGEPVLSAKDFVKENLADHQNVTSLYNAFKDYLNQQPDLKVSEVPLATLNGAKGYFQPSTNEIVIGGDEPDNALKLKTLYHEYAHSQLHGLKSAFKDRPRAYQETQAEAVAYVAMQNIGVDTSNYSLGYVATWAKDTAVIHSALSEIQQVSNKVIELSDGLTKQLGLQEAQKEPEHDLKKLSAQSLNKSYQSLQQQVQQMTNPQQKTQFKNQLHEIHEEISERTQKQLKSFAKQNPEIKQPDSEPDQSLKR, encoded by the coding sequence ATGCCGAGTAAAGCCGACGTTAAAGCCTGGAAAGCACAATTAGTCGCCCAGGCTGAACAACAAATCCTAAAATTAACCGATAGTGGCCAATTTAAAAAGTACCTCAATACCTTGGCTAAATTCCATCATTATAGCGCCAGAAACATTGATTTGATTTATGCGCAAAATCCGCAAGCCACTCAAGTCGCGGGATTTAAGCAATGGCAAACAGATTTTAACCGCACCGTTAATAAGGGCGCTAAGTCCATTCGAATTGCGGCCCCAATTATTAAGAAATTGACACCCGCTGAGCAAAAGCGACTTGATACTACCGACGAACGGGCCATTGTTGGTTATCGTTACCTGCCCATCTTCGACGTGGCACAAACTAGTGGTGAACCCGTCCTAAGCGCTAAAGACTTTGTCAAAGAAAATTTGGCTGATCATCAGAATGTGACAAGCTTATATAACGCGTTCAAAGATTATTTAAACCAGCAACCCGACCTTAAAGTCAGTGAAGTTCCTTTAGCGACGCTAAATGGGGCTAAGGGGTATTTTCAACCCAGCACTAATGAAATCGTCATTGGTGGCGATGAGCCCGACAATGCTTTGAAACTAAAGACGTTATATCACGAATATGCGCATAGTCAGTTACATGGGTTAAAATCAGCCTTTAAAGATCGCCCACGAGCCTATCAGGAAACCCAAGCCGAAGCGGTCGCATATGTTGCCATGCAAAATATTGGCGTTGATACCAGTAACTATTCACTCGGTTATGTGGCTACCTGGGCTAAAGATACAGCTGTGATCCATAGTGCTTTAAGTGAAATCCAGCAAGTTAGCAACAAAGTGATTGAGCTTAGTGACGGGTTAACCAAACAACTAGGCTTACAAGAAGCACAAAAAGAACCTGAGCATGATCTAAAAAAGCTATCAGCTCAGTCACTGAATAAGTCCTATCAAAGCTTGCAACAACAAGTTCAGCAAATGACTAATCCACAACAAAAAACACAATTTAAAAACCAGTTACATGAGATACATGAAGAAATCAGTGAGCGAACTCAAAAACAACTGAAATCATTTGCTAAACAGAATCCAGAAATTAAACAACCAGATTCTGAACCTGATCAAAGCCTAAAACGTTAG
- a CDS encoding putative holin-like toxin, whose translation MSVFQTLSLMLLFAMFILALLTYIDKRNK comes from the coding sequence ATGAGCGTCTTCCAGACACTCTCGTTGATGTTGCTGTTTGCAATGTTTATTTTAGCGTTGCTAACATACATCGACAAAAGGAACAAATAA
- a CDS encoding restriction endonuclease subunit S, with translation MKDNQAKYPQLRFKGFTDPWVQRQVGDFLTESRIPGSNGAISKKLTVKLWGKGVIPKETVTDGSEATKYYVRKAGQFMYGKLDFLHAAFGIVPENLDGYESTLDSPAFDIANLNSTFLMDTVMRKSFYLYQGNIANGSRKAKRIHVDTFSDMPIDVPTLDEQDKIGYFFDQLDNLITANQRKLDLLKEQKKGYLQKMFPKNGAKVPELRFAGFADDWEVRKLKDVLDISKTKNKAQQYGKVDVLSVSREVGTVNQIKYQGRSFAGSDLSNYKVVQGGELIYTKSPLKGAPYGIFQVATIKGILSPLYAVYTSTDKAYTPFVAMALKNDNIATHYLTPLVTKGAKNTINVTDEGALEGKIQFPSILEQKQIFIFFKQLDDTIALHQRKLEKLQELKKGYLQKMFC, from the coding sequence ATGAAAGATAACCAAGCTAAATATCCGCAATTAAGATTTAAAGGTTTCACTGATCCTTGGGTACAGCGGCAGGTTGGTGACTTCTTAACTGAGAGTCGAATTCCAGGGTCTAATGGTGCGATCTCAAAGAAACTTACGGTTAAACTTTGGGGTAAGGGCGTTATCCCTAAGGAGACTGTTACAGACGGTAGTGAGGCAACGAAATACTATGTTCGTAAAGCTGGCCAATTCATGTATGGGAAACTTGATTTTCTACATGCGGCATTTGGAATTGTGCCAGAAAACCTTGATGGATACGAATCTACGCTAGATTCACCGGCGTTCGATATTGCCAACTTAAACAGCACATTTCTAATGGATACTGTGATGCGCAAGAGCTTTTATTTGTATCAAGGAAATATTGCTAATGGTTCTAGAAAGGCAAAGCGTATCCACGTTGATACCTTTTCAGATATGCCGATTGATGTGCCAACATTGGATGAACAAGATAAAATAGGATATTTCTTTGATCAGCTAGATAATCTTATCACTGCTAACCAGCGTAAGTTAGATTTGCTCAAGGAACAGAAAAAAGGCTACTTGCAAAAAATGTTTCCAAAAAATGGCGCAAAAGTTCCTGAATTGCGATTTGCGGGGTTTGCTGACGATTGGGAAGTGCGTAAGTTAAAAGACGTTTTAGACATATCCAAAACCAAAAATAAAGCTCAGCAGTATGGAAAGGTCGATGTTCTGTCTGTATCTCGAGAAGTTGGAACTGTTAATCAAATAAAATATCAAGGTCGATCGTTTGCTGGATCTGACCTTTCTAATTACAAGGTAGTCCAAGGCGGTGAATTAATATATACCAAAAGTCCACTTAAAGGCGCTCCCTACGGAATATTTCAGGTCGCGACTATAAAAGGAATTCTATCCCCTTTATATGCTGTGTATACGTCTACAGATAAAGCTTATACGCCATTTGTAGCGATGGCATTGAAAAACGATAATATCGCTACACACTACCTAACTCCATTAGTCACAAAAGGCGCAAAAAATACTATTAATGTGACTGATGAAGGAGCATTAGAAGGAAAAATACAATTTCCAAGTATTTTGGAACAAAAACAAATTTTTATATTTTTCAAACAACTAGACGATACTATCGCTCTTCATCAGCGTAAGCTTGAAAAACTCCAAGAACTTAAAAAAGGGTATCTACAAAAGATGTTTTGCTGA
- a CDS encoding type I restriction-modification system subunit M: MSEKTTQASQLESALWNAADVLRGKMDASEYKNYLLGLIFYRFLSEKTLTTFSDWAGETENVTRKYAQYMDPQFELEGVSVQPSLVEYLQNTLGYLIQPQALYTTLIGKIQAHTFALDDLSQALHDLEQSTQNLSSAQDFSGLFADVDLSSNKLGSSLQQRNQTISDTMLALNAIDLIHHQGDVLGDAYEYLIAQFASDSGKKAGEFYTPRQVSDIIAQIVTYQRNAGDKQVRTIYDPAVGSGSLLLNVGQHVQDPNLVSYHGQELNTTTYNLARMNLMLHGVSYDDMHLRNGDTLSKDWPVDEPYLFDAVVMNPPYSAHWDNSDKRLSDPRFRDYGVLPPKSKADFAFLLHGFYHLQEHGTMGIVLPHGVLFRGAKEGKIRQKLLLDNRIDAIIGLPANIFHSTGIPTLIMILKKHKTTDDVLFIDASREFEKDKNQNKLTAANIQKIVTTYQNRQDVDKYAHVASPAEIKENDYNLNIPRYVDTFEPEPEIDLDQVKADLKQLDEEISQNEQAFNELASQLVTTQVNDQSKPEAHNER, from the coding sequence ATGTCAGAAAAAACAACTCAAGCTAGTCAACTTGAAAGCGCCCTATGGAATGCGGCCGATGTCTTACGCGGGAAAATGGACGCTTCTGAATATAAAAATTATTTATTGGGGTTAATTTTTTATCGGTTTCTATCTGAGAAAACCTTAACGACCTTTAGTGATTGGGCAGGCGAAACCGAAAATGTCACCCGGAAATATGCTCAGTATATGGATCCTCAGTTTGAATTGGAAGGCGTCTCGGTGCAGCCCAGTTTAGTGGAGTATTTGCAAAACACGCTCGGTTATTTAATTCAACCACAAGCGTTGTACACCACCCTGATTGGCAAGATTCAAGCCCATACTTTTGCGTTAGATGATTTATCCCAGGCACTTCATGATCTGGAACAGTCGACGCAAAATCTGTCTTCAGCGCAAGACTTTTCGGGCTTGTTTGCCGATGTGGATTTAAGTAGTAATAAATTAGGCAGTTCTTTACAACAACGAAACCAAACTATTAGTGATACTATGTTAGCTTTAAATGCGATTGATCTTATCCATCATCAAGGCGACGTCTTAGGTGACGCCTATGAATACTTAATCGCGCAATTTGCCAGTGATTCTGGTAAGAAGGCGGGTGAATTTTATACTCCACGGCAGGTGTCCGACATTATTGCCCAGATTGTGACTTATCAGCGCAATGCAGGTGACAAACAAGTTCGAACTATTTATGATCCAGCGGTTGGTTCTGGTTCGCTGCTATTAAATGTCGGACAGCACGTGCAAGACCCCAATTTAGTGAGTTATCACGGCCAAGAATTGAACACCACGACCTATAACCTGGCCCGTATGAACCTAATGTTACATGGAGTCTCGTATGACGATATGCACTTACGCAATGGTGACACGTTAAGTAAAGATTGGCCGGTTGACGAGCCTTACTTATTTGATGCCGTCGTTATGAACCCGCCCTACTCGGCGCACTGGGATAACAGTGACAAACGTTTGTCTGATCCCCGCTTCCGTGATTATGGCGTCTTACCACCTAAATCTAAAGCCGACTTTGCCTTTCTGCTACACGGCTTTTATCATTTGCAGGAACACGGGACTATGGGCATTGTCTTACCCCATGGCGTGTTATTTCGGGGGGCTAAGGAAGGCAAGATTCGCCAAAAGCTCCTGTTAGATAACCGGATTGATGCCATTATTGGACTACCCGCCAATATTTTTCATTCCACTGGTATTCCAACGTTAATCATGATTTTAAAGAAACACAAAACCACTGACGACGTCTTGTTTATTGATGCGTCCCGGGAATTTGAAAAGGACAAGAATCAAAATAAGCTAACGGCAGCCAATATTCAAAAAATTGTGACCACTTATCAAAACCGGCAAGATGTCGATAAATATGCCCATGTGGCCTCACCGGCAGAAATCAAGGAGAATGACTACAACTTAAATATTCCGCGCTACGTTGATACGTTTGAACCGGAACCCGAGATTGATCTGGACCAAGTTAAAGCTGATCTGAAGCAACTGGACGAGGAAATCAGTCAGAATGAACAAGCCTTTAATGAATTAGCTAGCCAGTTAGTGACCACCCAGGTGAATGATCAGTCAAAACCGGAGGCCCACAATGAAAGATAA
- a CDS encoding type I restriction endonuclease subunit R yields MLELSFEKEVVKTLTTGSNQWVERKDLYGATPDQLWANFRDKLNNNNYAKLQGHPLTDTEFNQVKRAIEVRTPYEAAKLLAAENGIGKVEVERDDAKLGTVTLELFWKADVAGGKSSYEVVRQAVRPRLAGTQDVDPDRRFDVTLLINGLPLIQLELKKATVELNQAFNQIEKYSQEGKYTGIYSLLQMFVIMTPDSTAYFANAEPDHFNKAFLFNWRTRDNHPVENGLAFTRQVLNIPMAHKMVSEYTVIDQERQSLILLRPYQIYAIEAVMHRIHDHQDGFVWHTTGSGKTLTSYKTAKLAAQDPGVDKVIFLVDRRDLDEQTTSNFSAYAANDDIAINEAQNTGDLMRKLQQNDGKVLVTSIQKLHRAVKKTQAQLATGKQSRFSKTLKQRVIFFVDEAHRSQFGKMQKEIRAAFINSNWYGYTGTPIFNENKKQLKGDLAVTTEELFGKVCHVYNLRDALEDQAVLPFNVEHVTTIGKDTLITRALEKETQRVKARRDKQGRLLSTANEAKIQAKIQAMSVKDLEETYLTPADFETDEHIQQVVQYILQKGPRKTSLGHGNYNAILTTSSIEMAQRYYQAFKAAKKTTHNQLDPDWPRIAITYSLSENEDQSAHKHDQMATILKDYNQQYHTNFDLADLNLYNEDVAKRAARREAVFAHLQPDQEINLVIVVRRLLTGFDAPRLNTLFVDRTLAYQELIQAYSRTNRLQNRELKQEGQIVTFRVPAIMEANEREAYKLYSGEGSFNVIIRPTYQQAVLKFQKAVVALKAIAPTPTAADDLKGTTAKVQFVKAFRQVNQQLNSLSMYNDFTWKNSEKAFGIAQPEVESYTGKYLRIKAAVTNQEPEKVPEELAALDFSLAVGSVVLVDYDYLTQLIQDWIDEQQQYSTPDQAQAHMTDYLQNSAKVQASLNKLAETQPQQAQLIREAMPYIEQQLQQSQQQSTQNQTPVALNARELVTDYAQRQLVKKTTAFAHTWGLDQAALLRVAREHTVGTDEWHHEQELTQSANLAAALQAQTATGPKIPAILPLYRIKSQAAWRQFIEHDLAIYLQK; encoded by the coding sequence ATGCTAGAACTATCGTTTGAAAAAGAAGTTGTTAAAACCTTAACGACCGGAAGTAATCAATGGGTGGAGCGAAAAGACCTATATGGTGCGACGCCGGATCAATTATGGGCTAATTTTCGTGATAAATTAAATAACAATAACTATGCTAAATTGCAGGGACACCCTTTAACTGATACCGAATTTAATCAGGTTAAACGGGCGATTGAGGTCCGGACACCTTACGAAGCAGCTAAGTTACTAGCCGCCGAAAATGGCATTGGCAAAGTTGAAGTTGAACGTGATGATGCTAAGCTGGGCACGGTGACGCTCGAGTTGTTTTGGAAAGCGGACGTTGCTGGCGGTAAATCTAGTTATGAAGTGGTACGGCAAGCAGTGCGACCACGGTTAGCTGGTACTCAAGATGTCGATCCTGATCGCCGTTTTGACGTAACCCTATTGATTAATGGGTTACCCTTAATTCAATTGGAACTAAAAAAAGCCACGGTCGAACTTAACCAGGCTTTTAATCAAATTGAAAAATACTCGCAGGAAGGTAAATATACGGGAATTTACTCGCTGTTGCAAATGTTTGTGATTATGACGCCGGATAGTACGGCGTATTTTGCGAATGCCGAACCGGATCATTTCAATAAAGCCTTTTTGTTCAATTGGCGAACGCGGGATAATCACCCCGTGGAAAACGGCTTAGCGTTTACGCGCCAAGTCCTTAATATTCCCATGGCCCACAAAATGGTCAGTGAATATACGGTCATCGACCAAGAACGTCAGAGCTTAATTCTCTTACGGCCTTATCAGATTTATGCGATTGAAGCCGTGATGCACCGGATTCACGACCATCAAGATGGCTTTGTTTGGCATACCACGGGTTCTGGTAAAACACTCACCTCATATAAAACCGCTAAATTAGCTGCGCAAGATCCCGGTGTCGATAAGGTCATCTTCTTAGTTGACCGGCGGGATTTAGACGAACAGACAACCAGCAACTTTAGTGCCTATGCCGCCAATGATGATATTGCCATTAACGAAGCCCAAAACACCGGTGATTTAATGCGTAAATTGCAACAAAATGACGGTAAGGTCTTGGTCACCTCGATTCAAAAACTTCATCGGGCGGTCAAAAAAACGCAAGCCCAGCTGGCAACCGGTAAGCAATCCCGCTTTAGTAAAACTTTAAAGCAACGGGTGATCTTCTTTGTTGACGAAGCCCACCGGTCGCAGTTTGGTAAGATGCAAAAGGAAATTCGAGCAGCGTTTATCAATAGTAACTGGTATGGTTACACTGGCACCCCCATTTTTAATGAAAATAAGAAACAGCTCAAAGGTGATCTAGCAGTTACGACGGAGGAGCTATTTGGTAAAGTCTGTCATGTTTATAACTTGCGAGACGCCTTAGAGGACCAAGCCGTGTTACCGTTTAACGTGGAACACGTAACGACGATTGGGAAAGACACGTTAATAACCCGGGCCCTCGAAAAAGAAACTCAGCGCGTCAAAGCGCGTCGTGATAAGCAAGGCCGCCTGCTGAGTACGGCTAATGAAGCGAAAATTCAAGCCAAGATTCAAGCGATGTCAGTCAAGGACTTGGAAGAAACGTATTTAACTCCGGCTGACTTTGAGACTGATGAACATATCCAACAAGTTGTTCAATATATTTTACAAAAAGGCCCACGTAAAACCAGCTTGGGGCATGGCAACTACAATGCGATTTTAACCACCAGCTCCATTGAAATGGCGCAACGCTATTATCAAGCCTTTAAAGCCGCGAAAAAGACTACTCACAATCAGCTAGATCCTGATTGGCCCCGAATTGCGATTACTTATTCATTAAGTGAAAACGAAGATCAGAGTGCGCACAAACATGACCAAATGGCCACCATTTTAAAGGATTATAATCAGCAGTATCACACTAATTTTGATTTAGCCGATTTGAATCTCTATAACGAAGATGTCGCAAAACGGGCTGCCCGGCGTGAGGCGGTCTTTGCTCATTTGCAACCCGATCAGGAAATTAATTTAGTGATTGTGGTGCGACGATTATTAACAGGTTTTGATGCCCCTCGGCTAAACACGCTCTTTGTTGACCGCACCTTAGCTTATCAAGAACTTATTCAAGCCTACTCACGCACCAACCGGCTCCAAAACCGGGAGTTAAAACAAGAAGGCCAAATTGTGACCTTTCGGGTGCCGGCAATCATGGAAGCGAATGAACGTGAAGCTTATAAGTTATATAGTGGCGAAGGCTCTTTTAATGTCATCATTCGTCCCACTTATCAGCAGGCCGTCTTAAAATTTCAAAAGGCCGTGGTCGCTTTAAAAGCCATTGCCCCAACGCCGACGGCGGCCGATGACCTTAAAGGAACTACTGCCAAGGTACAGTTTGTGAAAGCCTTTCGCCAAGTGAATCAACAATTGAACTCACTATCGATGTACAACGATTTTACTTGGAAGAACAGCGAAAAGGCCTTTGGTATCGCTCAGCCCGAAGTAGAATCCTATACAGGTAAATATCTGCGAATTAAAGCGGCAGTTACTAACCAAGAGCCCGAGAAAGTTCCCGAAGAATTAGCCGCCTTAGACTTTTCCTTAGCCGTTGGCTCAGTCGTCTTAGTGGATTATGATTATTTGACGCAATTAATTCAAGATTGGATTGATGAACAGCAACAGTACTCGACACCCGATCAGGCCCAAGCGCATATGACGGATTACCTGCAAAATAGTGCCAAAGTACAGGCTAGTTTGAATAAATTAGCGGAAACGCAACCGCAACAGGCCCAATTAATTCGCGAAGCCATGCCTTATATTGAACAACAACTGCAACAGTCGCAGCAACAGAGTACTCAAAATCAAACTCCAGTAGCGTTAAATGCTCGGGAGTTGGTGACTGATTACGCCCAGAGACAATTGGTCAAAAAAACGACGGCCTTTGCCCACACGTGGGGCTTAGATCAAGCAGCCCTATTGCGAGTGGCGCGTGAACACACCGTAGGTACTGATGAATGGCATCATGAACAAGAATTAACGCAGTCAGCGAATTTAGCAGCGGCCTTACAAGCTCAAACTGCCACTGGACCGAAGATTCCAGCTATTTTACCACTATACCGGATTAAGTCCCAGGCCGCTTGGCGACAGTTTATTGAACACGATTTAGCAATTTATCTACAAAAATAA